Proteins encoded by one window of Streptomyces sp. NBC_01571:
- a CDS encoding DUF1152 domain-containing protein: protein MTRLIVAAGGGGDAVAAAMLDAALYGDEDDRAVIFTYAWDRLLIDPVPGPRGPDNFSGLEPVTPAVWSVPATARPIPPAGSTLPRLAAELPHTFALIDPHHGAAGIARQLDELVGHFRPTSIDLLDVGGDILARGDEPTLKSPLGDALTLAACSQLNAPVRLLVAGPGLDGELPLDDLRSLLGPLVHRFTAQDTEPISSVLEWHPSEATGMLAATARGVRGTCEVRDAGLPIPLTDEGPTVHVVDLDDALSRNELARAILSTNTLDEAEALSREICGYSEIDYERNKAAWLKDQPAVTLDPDTVLSQLGEFENEARGRGVSHTTFRRLTEVLNLSGSQRGDLRRLLISTRPERYTAPLWRIT, encoded by the coding sequence ATGACGCGGTTGATCGTCGCAGCAGGAGGAGGGGGCGACGCTGTCGCCGCCGCAATGCTTGACGCCGCCCTGTACGGCGACGAGGACGACCGGGCGGTGATCTTCACGTACGCGTGGGACCGCCTGCTGATCGACCCGGTGCCGGGCCCACGAGGGCCCGACAACTTCTCGGGCCTCGAACCCGTGACACCCGCGGTCTGGTCGGTACCGGCCACAGCCCGTCCGATCCCGCCGGCGGGATCCACGCTCCCCCGACTGGCCGCAGAGCTCCCGCACACGTTCGCCTTGATCGACCCCCACCACGGCGCCGCGGGCATCGCGCGCCAACTAGATGAACTGGTGGGCCACTTCCGTCCGACCTCGATCGATCTTCTCGACGTCGGCGGCGACATCCTCGCGCGAGGCGATGAGCCGACCCTCAAGAGCCCGCTCGGAGACGCCCTGACACTGGCAGCGTGCTCCCAGCTGAACGCCCCCGTGCGACTGCTGGTCGCCGGCCCAGGCCTGGACGGCGAACTCCCACTCGACGACCTGCGGAGCCTGCTCGGCCCCCTCGTACACAGGTTCACCGCACAGGACACGGAACCGATTAGCTCGGTCCTGGAATGGCACCCCTCCGAGGCAACCGGGATGCTCGCCGCCACGGCACGAGGCGTCCGAGGTACCTGCGAAGTCCGGGACGCCGGGCTCCCCATCCCGCTCACGGACGAGGGCCCCACGGTCCACGTAGTCGACCTGGACGACGCGCTGAGCCGCAACGAACTGGCCCGCGCCATCCTGTCGACGAACACCTTGGACGAGGCCGAGGCACTCAGCCGGGAGATTTGCGGCTACTCGGAGATCGACTACGAACGCAACAAGGCGGCATGGCTCAAGGACCAGCCGGCGGTCACGCTCGATCCCGACACGGTGCTTTCCCAGCTCGGCGAGTTCGAGAACGAGGCCCGGGGCCGCGGAGTCAGCCATACGACGTTCCGCCGGCTTACGGAGGTGCTGAACCTCAGCGGCTCCCAACGTGGTGATCTGCGCCGACTACTGATCAGCACCCGCCCGGAGCGCTACACAGCACCCCTGTGGCGAATCACGTGA
- a CDS encoding GntR family transcriptional regulator gives MPQIEEAQPKYLQIAHYIRDQILRGDLRPGDEVPSERQLASTWKVSRPTAARSLEALSHQGLVEKRQGSGTYVRSLEVNRRARELYGRARQTGKIYTSGEYAIITSAGWLDAPDHVAEALGLTKDRRAVHRRRVTNDQSGPITLSTSWFAPDVGERAPKLLEPERIQEGTLMYVETMTGRQGSYAEDRMCARQATDEESQDLQLEAGSAVLIVNHVVFDLQDRPLEFAEATYPPHRWAFEQGYPLT, from the coding sequence ATGCCTCAGATCGAGGAAGCGCAGCCGAAGTATCTCCAGATCGCCCACTACATCCGCGATCAGATCCTTCGAGGCGACCTGCGGCCAGGGGACGAGGTCCCGTCGGAACGGCAGTTGGCTTCCACCTGGAAGGTTTCCAGGCCGACAGCCGCACGGTCGTTGGAGGCTTTGAGTCATCAGGGGCTCGTCGAGAAGCGGCAGGGGTCCGGAACGTACGTACGCAGTCTGGAAGTCAACCGGCGGGCGCGGGAGTTGTACGGCAGAGCCCGGCAGACGGGGAAGATCTACACCTCCGGTGAGTACGCGATCATCACCTCGGCCGGTTGGCTGGACGCTCCGGATCACGTCGCTGAGGCGCTGGGCTTGACGAAGGATCGGCGGGCCGTGCACCGCCGGCGCGTGACCAACGATCAGAGCGGACCCATCACCTTGTCCACTTCGTGGTTCGCGCCCGACGTGGGAGAACGGGCGCCCAAGCTCCTTGAGCCCGAGCGGATCCAGGAGGGGACCCTGATGTACGTCGAGACCATGACGGGACGGCAGGGGAGCTACGCCGAGGACCGTATGTGTGCTCGCCAGGCGACGGACGAGGAGTCGCAGGACCTCCAACTGGAGGCGGGTTCAGCGGTCTTGATCGTGAACCATGTGGTGTTCGACCTCCAGGACCGGCCTTTGGAGTTCGCCGAAGCCACCTACCCTCCGCATCGCTGGGCGTTCGAGCAGGGGTATCCGCTCACCTGA
- a CDS encoding ATP-binding protein produces MSYLIDRHPSADSPRLGAMTLHPVAESVPRARRWFRKFIAPYNPACSVDDCVLMVSELVTNAIVYGHSDDPWIVQIEWFREGASLRVDVHNPGYPANVRLRRPGANEAHGRGLLLVDSIAESWRSGPSRFGGTVVSFVMADAWPDS; encoded by the coding sequence ATGAGTTACCTGATCGACCGCCATCCCTCTGCGGACTCGCCGCGGCTCGGTGCGATGACCTTGCACCCCGTCGCGGAGTCTGTGCCCCGGGCCCGGCGCTGGTTCCGGAAGTTCATCGCTCCGTACAACCCGGCCTGCTCGGTGGACGACTGCGTACTGATGGTCTCCGAGCTGGTGACCAACGCCATCGTCTACGGGCACTCGGACGACCCGTGGATCGTCCAGATCGAGTGGTTCCGCGAGGGGGCCTCACTCCGGGTCGATGTGCACAACCCGGGGTATCCGGCGAACGTGCGGCTGCGGCGCCCTGGGGCCAATGAGGCGCATGGACGCGGCTTGCTGCTCGTAGATTCCATCGCGGAGTCCTGGCGGTCGGGTCCCAGTCGCTTCGGTGGCACGGTCGTCTCCTTCGTGATGGCCGATGCCTGGCCCGACAGCTGA
- a CDS encoding GntR family transcriptional regulator translates to MAYEVAAPKYVRLAQTIQSRIEDGTYAPGTRVPSENQLVQAFGMSRPTVVRALELLKRDGWLESRQGFGTIVRGRPAVVEQKSRRGRETLERDESQTPGRLVAVDRVFVPARVASVLGLPKRAEVLMRRFLVEDEGEAVELVSSYFPAGLVDGTDLGSSEPLGVGIREHLEGRKKVRYDHVMERVSARLADAGEAELLGLPDGVPVLSVLVAAFDAAGQALQVSDVLLPADRQELEDTYRLN, encoded by the coding sequence ATGGCGTATGAAGTGGCGGCACCTAAGTACGTCCGCCTCGCCCAGACGATCCAGAGCCGCATTGAGGACGGCACGTACGCGCCAGGCACTCGGGTGCCCAGCGAGAACCAGTTGGTCCAGGCGTTCGGGATGTCGCGGCCTACCGTCGTCCGGGCTCTGGAACTGCTGAAGCGTGATGGCTGGCTGGAGTCCCGGCAGGGCTTCGGCACGATCGTGCGGGGTCGGCCGGCTGTCGTCGAGCAGAAGAGTCGGCGCGGGCGGGAAACGCTGGAGCGTGACGAGTCGCAGACTCCGGGGCGGTTGGTCGCTGTTGATCGAGTGTTCGTTCCGGCGCGAGTCGCCTCGGTGCTCGGGCTGCCCAAGCGCGCCGAAGTCCTGATGCGCCGGTTCCTGGTCGAGGACGAGGGGGAGGCGGTCGAACTCGTCTCGTCGTACTTCCCCGCCGGCCTGGTCGACGGCACCGACCTCGGGAGCTCCGAGCCGTTGGGCGTCGGGATCCGGGAACACTTGGAGGGGCGGAAGAAAGTCCGCTACGACCATGTGATGGAGCGGGTCTCCGCCCGGCTGGCGGATGCCGGCGAAGCGGAGCTCCTCGGCCTGCCCGACGGTGTGCCCGTCCTCAGCGTTCTGGTGGCCGCCTTCGATGCCGCGGGCCAGGCGCTACAGGTTTCCGACGTGCTGCTTCCTGCCGATCGGCAGGAGCTCGAAGATACGTACCGCTTGAACTAG
- a CDS encoding FtsK/SpoIIIE domain-containing protein, translating to MTDLVTVAELGGAFAAIGGTAYLKHAHPAAYWSTVGLPVSVARLLGSYSSTMDACGLTVEPPRWRALAVRATTRREVRPVPPRRGVIRPTSTGLRMRLRLAPGQEPADLAASAERLRHAWGVHAVYVRDIKPGVVELRLVGFDVLRRVRMPRRTGTDLLRVPVALREDATAFVRDYRAVPHELVLGATLSGKSMYLRNLIAGLAAQPVVLVGIDCKRGVELSPFAARLSALATDPEQAAELLPVLVKEMEDRYDLIKARQGTAPGTPDELITSDIWGLPEDERPSPVVLFVDEVAELFLVATRKEEERRDEMVTHLIRLAQLGRAAGIYLEVCGQRFGAELGKGATMLRAQLTGRVSHRVNDEASAKMALGDIAPEAVSAACSIPAERPGLAVAGDTSGGWSRIRTPHISLADAAATCCGTAHLAPDVPALSPFKPYVLPPPAAKPAEPLSHPRPVVE from the coding sequence GTGACCGACCTGGTGACGGTGGCCGAGCTGGGCGGGGCCTTCGCCGCGATAGGCGGCACGGCCTACCTCAAGCATGCTCACCCCGCCGCGTACTGGTCCACGGTCGGGCTGCCGGTCTCGGTGGCTCGGCTGCTGGGCTCCTACTCCTCGACCATGGACGCATGCGGTCTGACCGTCGAGCCTCCCCGCTGGCGGGCCCTGGCGGTCAGGGCGACCACTCGACGTGAGGTCCGTCCGGTACCGCCCCGCCGGGGCGTCATCCGGCCCACCTCGACCGGTCTGCGTATGCGGCTCAGGCTCGCCCCGGGTCAGGAACCCGCGGACCTGGCGGCCTCGGCCGAACGCCTCCGGCACGCCTGGGGCGTTCACGCCGTGTACGTACGGGACATCAAGCCCGGAGTCGTCGAACTGCGGCTCGTCGGCTTCGACGTCCTGCGGAGAGTGCGGATGCCGCGCCGGACCGGGACCGATCTCTTACGGGTGCCGGTGGCGCTGCGGGAGGACGCGACCGCGTTCGTCCGTGACTACCGGGCCGTACCGCACGAACTCGTCCTCGGCGCGACGCTCTCGGGCAAGTCCATGTACCTGCGCAACCTGATCGCCGGCCTGGCCGCGCAACCCGTCGTCCTGGTCGGTATCGACTGCAAGCGGGGTGTTGAACTCTCTCCGTTCGCCGCCCGGCTCTCCGCCCTGGCGACCGACCCTGAGCAGGCGGCCGAACTGCTGCCGGTGCTCGTGAAGGAAATGGAGGACCGGTACGACCTGATCAAGGCCCGACAGGGCACCGCCCCGGGCACCCCCGACGAACTGATCACCTCCGACATCTGGGGTCTGCCGGAAGACGAACGCCCGTCCCCGGTCGTGCTGTTCGTCGACGAGGTCGCGGAGCTCTTCCTCGTCGCGACACGCAAGGAAGAGGAACGACGGGACGAGATGGTCACCCACCTCATCCGACTCGCCCAGCTCGGCCGCGCGGCCGGCATCTACCTGGAGGTCTGCGGGCAGCGCTTCGGCGCCGAGCTGGGCAAGGGCGCCACCATGCTCCGCGCCCAGCTCACCGGCCGCGTCTCCCACCGCGTCAACGACGAAGCCTCCGCGAAGATGGCACTCGGCGACATCGCGCCGGAAGCCGTGTCCGCCGCTTGCTCCATTCCCGCCGAGCGCCCCGGGCTCGCCGTCGCCGGTGACACCTCCGGCGGCTGGTCCCGAATCCGGACCCCGCACATCTCGCTGGCCGACGCCGCCGCTACCTGCTGCGGCACGGCTCACCTCGCCCCGGACGTACCGGCGCTCTCTCCCTTCAAGCCCTACGTCCTTCCGCCACCGGCCGCGAAGCCTGCCGAGCCGCTGAGCCACCCCCGGCCGGTCGTCGAGTAG
- a CDS encoding DUF2637 domain-containing protein, which yields MTRPVFRADAVLVQAVIAGALSFAHLHDLAAAAGQSGWKAWAYPVSVDLLLVAAWHRLRTGGPKAAAWVWFLVALTASLGANVSTAGLLDLDHVPAWLRILVAGWPAVAFLGGTLLAHRGHVAAPEPEPEPGRESTPARMDENEPIAPAPQPSTAHSPLNAAVPPALVALAHKVADEHRTRTGTAIDTSTLRARLGVPLPLAEAIAAQLA from the coding sequence ATGACCCGCCCCGTCTTCCGTGCGGACGCGGTCCTGGTCCAAGCCGTCATCGCCGGGGCCCTGTCCTTCGCCCACCTGCACGACCTCGCCGCCGCTGCCGGACAGAGCGGATGGAAGGCCTGGGCCTATCCGGTCTCGGTCGACCTGCTTCTCGTCGCCGCCTGGCACCGACTCCGCACCGGAGGACCGAAAGCCGCGGCGTGGGTCTGGTTCCTCGTCGCTCTGACGGCCTCGCTCGGAGCCAACGTTTCGACCGCCGGCCTCCTCGACCTGGACCACGTTCCCGCCTGGCTGCGGATCCTTGTCGCCGGATGGCCCGCAGTCGCCTTCCTCGGCGGAACCCTGCTGGCCCACCGAGGCCACGTCGCGGCGCCGGAACCGGAACCGGAACCAGGACGGGAAAGCACACCCGCCCGGATGGACGAGAACGAACCGATCGCCCCGGCTCCCCAGCCGTCCACCGCCCATTCCCCTCTCAATGCCGCCGTGCCGCCCGCCCTCGTCGCGCTGGCCCACAAGGTCGCCGACGAACACCGCACCCGGACGGGCACGGCCATCGACACCTCGACCCTGCGCGCCCGCCTCGGCGTCCCGCTGCCGCTCGCCGAAGCCATCGCCGCCCAACTCGCCTGA
- a CDS encoding mobile element transfer protein, translated as MPANPRFRRVVRIGPVQVATYYDGRGREKHAAACTAPRCGFSTDYDSRAAAELAARTHRCATR; from the coding sequence ATGCCCGCGAACCCGCGCTTCCGCCGCGTCGTCCGCATCGGCCCCGTCCAGGTCGCCACGTACTACGACGGCCGTGGCCGAGAGAAGCACGCCGCCGCCTGCACCGCACCGCGCTGCGGCTTCTCCACCGACTACGACAGCCGCGCCGCCGCCGAACTCGCCGCGCGCACCCACCGCTGCGCCACCCGCTGA
- a CDS encoding SpdD protein, translating to MFRPKLPDVPTLPGSNALSPHHTHTPAPSAGRHSLSPYVGAVAAVVVVGVVLTALLAVVAVTAVSVAIAAVVLRSLVTGANKR from the coding sequence GTGTTCCGCCCCAAGCTGCCCGACGTCCCGACGCTGCCCGGCTCGAACGCGCTGAGCCCTCACCACACCCACACCCCGGCACCCTCCGCCGGCCGCCACTCCCTGAGCCCGTACGTGGGCGCGGTCGCCGCGGTGGTCGTCGTCGGGGTCGTCCTGACCGCACTCCTCGCAGTCGTCGCCGTCACGGCCGTGTCCGTGGCCATCGCCGCCGTGGTACTGCGCTCCCTGGTCACCGGCGCGAACAAGCGCTGA
- a CDS encoding replication initiator: MAELSTLASIGTLPELARQLSTLGGCTRPVRLDGHRTEYAVDTTTGEIGPALHHLDSTALPAGNLLVRCNNRRATRCSACAETYRRDTFHLITAGLRGGKGTSDQVATHPRVFATFTAPGFGPVHNRPTGGRACRCGTHHDDQDPILGTPLTPDYYDYEAAVLWNAHAGALWRRFSIYLRREVAKRAGLTQRALRHHARVSFAKVAEYQKRGAVHFHAVIRLDGPEGGDTAPPAWATAELLTNAIRAAAAAARVDGPEVDGRQHCFVFGRQLDVRPIRSADFDGGQELTERAVASYIAKYATKGAETTTGTLDRPLRFLAELAQARLSEHARRLIRTAWTLGARKDLEHLRLRAWAHMLGFRGHFSTKSRRYSTTLGALRTARADWRRAQAAAALPERECETTYVLAHWVFAGTGLSAAEAWLSVSLEPAPGTEGEPT, from the coding sequence CTGGCGGAACTCTCCACGCTGGCATCCATAGGCACCCTGCCCGAACTGGCCCGCCAGCTTTCCACCTTGGGCGGTTGCACTCGCCCTGTCCGCCTCGACGGTCACCGCACCGAGTACGCGGTCGACACCACGACCGGCGAGATCGGCCCTGCCCTGCACCACCTCGACTCGACCGCCCTCCCGGCCGGCAACCTCCTCGTCCGCTGCAACAACCGACGCGCGACCCGCTGTTCGGCCTGTGCCGAGACCTACCGCCGCGACACCTTCCACCTGATCACCGCGGGACTCCGTGGCGGTAAGGGCACTTCGGACCAGGTGGCCACACACCCACGCGTCTTCGCCACATTCACCGCACCCGGCTTCGGCCCCGTCCACAACCGCCCCACAGGCGGCCGGGCCTGCCGCTGCGGCACCCACCACGACGACCAGGACCCGATCCTGGGGACGCCGCTCACTCCCGACTACTACGACTACGAAGCGGCCGTTCTCTGGAACGCACATGCCGGAGCCCTCTGGCGTCGCTTCTCGATCTACCTCCGCCGGGAGGTCGCCAAGCGCGCCGGTCTCACTCAACGAGCCCTTCGCCATCACGCCCGTGTCTCCTTCGCGAAGGTGGCCGAGTACCAGAAGCGCGGCGCGGTCCACTTCCACGCGGTCATCCGCCTGGACGGCCCCGAGGGCGGTGACACCGCGCCTCCGGCCTGGGCGACTGCCGAGCTGCTGACCAACGCGATCCGTGCCGCAGCGGCCGCCGCCCGCGTCGACGGGCCGGAAGTCGACGGCCGTCAGCACTGCTTCGTCTTCGGCCGGCAACTCGACGTGCGCCCGATCCGCTCCGCCGACTTCGACGGCGGCCAGGAGCTCACCGAGCGGGCCGTCGCGTCGTACATCGCGAAGTACGCGACCAAAGGCGCGGAGACCACGACCGGCACCCTCGACCGCCCGCTCAGGTTCCTCGCCGAGCTGGCCCAAGCCAGGCTCAGCGAACACGCCCGCCGTCTGATCCGCACCGCGTGGACGCTCGGGGCCCGCAAGGACCTGGAACACCTCCGCTTACGCGCCTGGGCTCACATGCTCGGCTTCCGCGGCCACTTCTCCACCAAGTCCCGCCGCTACTCCACCACCCTCGGCGCGCTCCGCACCGCCCGTGCCGACTGGCGTCGAGCCCAAGCAGCCGCGGCGCTGCCCGAGCGTGAGTGCGAGACGACGTACGTCCTCGCGCACTGGGTCTTCGCCGGAACCGGCCTCTCGGCCGCCGAAGCCTGGCTGTCCGTGTCGCTCGAACCCGCCCCTGGTACGGAAGGAGAACCGACGTGA
- a CDS encoding AlpA family transcriptional regulator has protein sequence MTVRQILNELGGVSRRTFYRWRELGHGPAAFKLPNGELRVWRSDFSTWLRELEAAA, from the coding sequence ATGACCGTGCGCCAGATCCTGAACGAGCTGGGTGGGGTTTCTCGCCGGACGTTTTATCGCTGGCGTGAGCTGGGGCATGGGCCGGCCGCATTCAAGCTGCCCAACGGGGAGCTCCGGGTGTGGCGAAGTGATTTCTCCACGTGGCTGCGAGAGCTGGAGGCCGCGGCGTGA
- a CDS encoding tyrosine-type recombinase/integrase — protein MKSLGVKVWAVRKRDTKTPSYGVRWSVAGNVFSDSFRTKALADHYRSKLMRAMRDGEEFYKASGLPDSMEPKKSAVSWYDFALRYLAMKWPHAAPNTRDGINESLTSVTVELLDERAGRPSDQAIRKALRNWAFVLPGPDDRDVPDDVRNVLHWVSKASRPLADLAEPATARAVLDSLKLRLDGTAAAAETVRRKRRTLVNAANYAVDLGELRENPITAVRWQKPKVSNQVDPRVVANPEQARNLLAAVSYVGGYRRARGRRLVGLFAAMYFGGLRPAEAIGLVETDLSLPEQGWGAALLHRTRPSVGKQWTDSGETHDDRGLKNRPVEDVRRVPIPPHLVVALREHLATFGTADDGRLFFSEKGSVVPSSTYYRVWQEARLLALPPAVASSPLASRPYDLRHSALSTWLNAGVDPTEVAERAGNSVEVLLTRYAKCLDGRQDVANRRIEDLLREYE, from the coding sequence GTGAAGTCTCTTGGCGTGAAGGTCTGGGCCGTTCGGAAGCGTGACACGAAGACGCCCTCGTACGGCGTTCGGTGGTCTGTGGCGGGCAACGTCTTCTCCGACTCGTTCCGCACGAAGGCACTCGCGGACCACTACCGCTCGAAGCTGATGCGGGCGATGCGCGACGGCGAGGAGTTCTACAAGGCATCCGGGCTTCCGGACTCGATGGAACCGAAGAAGTCGGCTGTTTCCTGGTACGACTTCGCCCTCCGGTACCTCGCCATGAAATGGCCCCACGCCGCTCCCAATACGCGCGATGGCATCAATGAGTCGCTTACCAGCGTGACGGTGGAGCTCCTCGACGAGCGGGCTGGACGGCCGTCCGACCAAGCCATCCGTAAGGCGCTGCGCAACTGGGCTTTCGTCCTGCCGGGGCCGGACGACCGAGACGTCCCGGACGACGTACGGAATGTTCTCCACTGGGTGTCCAAGGCATCGCGACCGCTGGCCGATCTCGCTGAACCGGCCACGGCGCGTGCGGTGCTGGACTCGCTGAAGCTCAGGCTCGACGGCACGGCCGCGGCAGCCGAGACCGTGCGGCGGAAGCGGCGGACCCTCGTCAACGCTGCCAACTACGCGGTCGACCTGGGGGAACTGCGCGAAAACCCGATCACGGCTGTCCGCTGGCAGAAGCCGAAGGTCTCCAACCAGGTCGACCCTCGCGTCGTCGCGAACCCCGAGCAGGCCCGGAATCTCCTGGCGGCCGTCTCCTACGTAGGCGGCTACCGGCGGGCTCGTGGTCGGCGCCTGGTGGGTCTCTTCGCTGCGATGTACTTCGGCGGTCTCCGGCCGGCTGAAGCGATCGGCCTCGTCGAGACGGACCTGAGCCTTCCCGAACAGGGCTGGGGAGCGGCGCTGCTTCACCGGACTCGTCCGTCGGTCGGCAAGCAGTGGACCGACTCGGGGGAGACTCACGACGACCGCGGTCTGAAGAACCGGCCGGTTGAGGACGTCAGGCGGGTGCCGATCCCGCCCCATCTCGTGGTCGCACTTCGCGAGCACCTGGCTACCTTCGGCACTGCGGACGACGGGCGCCTCTTCTTCAGCGAGAAGGGTTCGGTAGTCCCGTCCTCGACGTACTACCGCGTGTGGCAGGAGGCCCGTCTCCTCGCGCTCCCGCCGGCCGTGGCGTCCTCGCCGCTCGCGAGTCGGCCGTACGACCTCCGTCATTCGGCGCTGTCGACATGGCTCAATGCCGGCGTCGACCCCACAGAGGTGGCCGAGCGCGCCGGCAACAGTGTCGAAGTCCTACTGACTCGCTATGCGAAGTGCCTCGACGGACGGCAGGACGTCGCCAACCGGCGTATCGAGGACCTGCTTCGCGAGTACGAGTAA
- a CDS encoding response regulator, producing the protein MLVVDDNKVIRQLIRVNLELEGIEVVTAADGAECLDVVHHVRPDVVTLDVVMPRLDGLRTAARLRADPRTRNLPLAIVSACTQYEVESGLDVGVDAFLAKPFEPSELVRLVRQLMERRGSRGGEGGGDDDRGSPFQGAFEGAVEGDAFGSDGFGTDGFRAERFGAERFGPDGFGVDEAERAGRSGH; encoded by the coding sequence GTGCTTGTTGTGGACGACAACAAGGTCATCCGGCAGCTGATCAGGGTCAACCTCGAGCTGGAGGGCATCGAGGTCGTGACCGCGGCCGATGGTGCCGAATGCCTGGACGTGGTGCATCACGTGCGGCCCGATGTGGTGACCCTGGATGTGGTCATGCCCCGGCTCGACGGGTTGCGGACCGCCGCTCGGCTCCGTGCCGATCCGCGGACGCGGAACCTTCCCCTCGCCATCGTCAGCGCCTGTACTCAGTACGAGGTCGAGAGCGGGCTAGACGTGGGCGTCGACGCCTTTCTCGCCAAGCCCTTCGAGCCTTCCGAACTCGTGCGACTCGTACGGCAGTTGATGGAGCGGCGGGGGAGTCGGGGCGGCGAAGGTGGTGGTGACGACGACCGCGGGTCGCCCTTCCAAGGTGCCTTCGAGGGTGCGGTCGAGGGCGACGCCTTCGGCTCGGACGGGTTCGGTACGGACGGTTTCCGTGCGGAGAGGTTCGGTGCCGAGCGGTTCGGGCCTGACGGGTTCGGGGTCGACGAAGCCGAGCGCGCCGGCCGCTCCGGTCATTGA
- the nrtL gene encoding ArgS-related anticodon-binding protein NrtL produces the protein MTPVELSRTVLRAVRRAVDAGELSVAVPVRAVVAPPGPGGCGDYATNIALQLARPAGRSAVQVAEILRPHLVGTDGVADVAITGPGFLNIRLGGADSAVASLVREIGRGSYGHGDALDGQAVPLLIPVPYDLRAEVVADALVRIIATQGGRALVRYAEPPRTDVSDTDLSDTDLPDRDCSGTAPSRTAPSRTALSPRDARHLDETHLVHPAPGAPGIPSTPSAPGTPTTSVTPTTPTTPVTLRPVPAPEDPTPLGPDAARWALLHPAGHDRPRIGAGHLLQRESNPLYRVRYAHARTRALTRNAAALGFTGTPGDVPGAGELLGALAEYPRALRVAATHRAPDRLARHLVTTADAFLALQHLVLPLGDEKPSAAHRARLALAEATGTVLAGGLSLLGISAPDYL, from the coding sequence GTGACCCCCGTCGAGCTCTCCCGTACCGTGCTGCGCGCGGTGCGTCGTGCTGTGGACGCGGGTGAGCTGAGTGTGGCCGTGCCGGTGCGGGCGGTGGTGGCGCCCCCGGGACCCGGCGGATGCGGGGACTACGCCACGAACATCGCGTTGCAGCTGGCCCGGCCCGCCGGGCGCTCCGCGGTGCAGGTCGCCGAGATCCTGCGGCCCCACCTCGTGGGCACCGACGGTGTCGCCGACGTCGCGATCACCGGGCCCGGGTTCCTCAACATTCGCCTCGGCGGCGCGGACTCCGCCGTCGCATCCCTCGTACGGGAGATCGGGCGCGGTTCCTACGGCCACGGCGACGCCCTCGACGGGCAGGCCGTCCCGCTTCTGATCCCGGTTCCGTACGACCTCCGTGCCGAGGTCGTCGCCGACGCGCTCGTACGGATCATCGCCACCCAGGGCGGACGGGCCCTGGTGCGGTACGCCGAGCCGCCCCGCACGGACGTCTCGGACACGGACCTCTCGGACACGGACCTGCCTGACAGGGACTGCTCCGGCACCGCCCCCTCACGCACCGCCCCCTCGCGCACCGCCCTTTCACCCCGCGACGCCCGCCACCTCGATGAGACGCACCTCGTCCACCCCGCACCCGGCGCCCCTGGCATCCCCAGTACGCCCAGCGCCCCCGGCACCCCCACCACTTCCGTAACCCCCACCACCCCCACCACCCCCGTAACCCTCCGCCCCGTCCCCGCCCCCGAAGACCCCACCCCCCTCGGCCCCGACGCCGCCCGATGGGCGCTGCTGCACCCGGCCGGGCACGATCGGCCCCGGATCGGTGCCGGGCATCTTCTTCAGCGGGAGAGCAACCCGCTCTACCGCGTCCGGTACGCGCACGCCCGCACCCGGGCTCTCACCCGCAACGCCGCCGCTCTCGGCTTCACCGGTACCCCCGGTGACGTCCCGGGGGCCGGCGAGCTGCTCGGCGCCCTCGCCGAGTACCCCCGTGCCCTGCGCGTCGCCGCGACCCATCGCGCCCCCGACCGCCTCGCCCGGCATCTCGTCACCACCGCCGACGCCTTCCTCGCCCTCCAGCACCTGGTGCTGCCGCTCGGCGACGAGAAACCCTCGGCCGCCCACCGCGCCCGGCTCGCGCTCGCCGAAGCCACCGGGACGGTGCTGGCCGGCGGCCTGTCCCTGCTCGGCATCAGCGCCCCTGACTATCTGTGA